Proteins encoded by one window of Xiphias gladius isolate SHS-SW01 ecotype Sanya breed wild chromosome 15, ASM1685928v1, whole genome shotgun sequence:
- the LOC120800341 gene encoding transmembrane protease serine 6, which yields MALEHGSKKSFSCDQGLTSASLKNGVGAGAQAVAPPIRRTRSCKCLVAFLIILIIILIVSGATLAWFFLEYRVWVLEPRVQQEYTAYLSILNRNFSADFTSHNSPAFKKEAKGVKTMVERILKGSSLSRYFNYTTVFAFGEGSVVAHFWIVMSVPGSHVGRVTLNKVTASLEEGLRGYRKSEEEEEETASVNGYLLHLPSLSVSETNSKVIELLKASFDCYRYQKVVSRSPVALRGPNTQRSSCLWHLQAAPGSQLELHMEWLLPECRDRLVVYNSLTPTDTHLITSVYGCSRHERVVNVLSSGEWMTVVWKQGLYNYKDPFSLSAQAWDRQDCNSSIELKAGPGFQGTLRTPFFPSYYPPDTNCTWSFIMPGVGFGLSLEFEGYELSRASYNQPCTQGQWIIQNRRLCGTRALHPYSERLFLLSMTATVVMTSEVSLTGPGLQLHYSVFNLSDPCPGQFLCTINGLCVPACDGIKDCPNGLDERNCVCVAQYQCPEDSQCVDYYKVCDQHADCPEATDEMNCTNGVQCTDMTYVCADGTCLKKPNPECDSVADCPDASDEKQCDCGLRQFSSRIVGGGNASEGEWPWQASLQVRGTHICGGALISSQWVVSAAHCFYDDRLYSPSMWTVYLGKILLSRSSPTEEVAQVRRIHLHQYYDDESHDYDLALLKLDRPASVLLAGHARPACLPPPTHQLEPGLLCWVTGWGALREGGSASAVLQKVDVRLVSEEACVRSYGHLVTPRMLCAGYRSGEKDACQGDSGGPLVCQEPSGRWFLAGVVSWGKGCGRPDYYGVYTRITRLTDWIKQVISTP from the exons GTAGGAGCTGGTGCACAAGCTGTGGCTCCACCCATTAGGAGGACTCGGTCCTGCAAGTGTCTCGTGGccttcctcatcatcctcatcattatCCTCATTGTCTCAGGGGCCACACTGGCCTGGTTCTTCCTGG AGTACAGGGTTTGGGTGTTGGAGCCTCGTGTCCAACAGGAGTACACAGCCTATTTGTCCATCCTCAACAGGAACTTCTCTGCTGATTTTACCTCTCACAACAGCCCTGCATTCAAGAAAGAGGCCAAGGGAGTAAAGACCATG gTAGAGAGGATATTGAAAGGCTCAAGTCTTTCTCGATACTTCAACTACACCACTGTCTTCGCTTTTGG GGAGGGGAGTGTTGTCGCTCACTTCTGGATAGTGATGTCTGTGCCGGGCAGCCATGTTGGGAGGGTCACACTGAACAAGGTCACCGCGAGCCTGGAGGAGGGCCTCAGGGGGTACAGAAagtcggaggaggaggaggaggagacggcCAGCGTCAATGGATACCTCCTCCACCTGCCTTCGCTGTCTGTCAGTG AAACCAACTCCAAAGTTATTGAACTTTTGAAAGCTTCATTTG ACTGTTACCGCTACCAGAAGGTGGTGTCCAGAAGCCCCGTGGCTCTCCGTGGCCCCAACACACAGCGTTCCTCCTGCCTGTGGCACCTCCAGGCCGCCCCCGGCTCCCAGCTGGAGCTCCACATGGAGTGGCTCCTGCCAGAGTGCCGGGACAGGCTGGTGGTGTACAACTCCCTCACCCCCACCGATACTCACCTCATCACATC CGTGTATGGCTGCAGCAGACACGAACGTGTGGTCAATGTTCTGTCTTCAGGCGAGTGGATGACGGTGGTTTGGAAACAGGGTCTCTACAACTACAAGGACCCCTTCTCTTTGTCTGCGCAGGCCTGGGACCGACAGG ACTGTAACTCCTCTATAGAGCTGAAGGCAGGACCAGGGTTCCAGGGGACACTGAGGACGCCTTTTTTCCCCAGCTACTACCCCCCTGACACCAACTGTACCTGGAGCTTCATC ATGCCCGGTGTAGGCTTTGGCCTGTCTCTGGAGTTTGAGGGCTACGAGCTGAGCAGAGCCAGCTACAACCAACCCTGTACCCAGGGACAGTGGATCATCCAGAACCGCAG ACTGTGCGGTACCAGGGCCCTGCACCCATACAGCGAACGCCTCTTCCTGCTCTCAATGACGGCAACGGTTGTCATGACGTCCGAGGTGTCACTCACAGGACCGGGCCTTCAGCTGCACTACAGCGTCTTCAACCTGTCAGATC CTTGCCCGGGCCAGTTTCTGTGCACTATCAATGGCCTGTGTGTTCCTGCCTGTGATGGAATTAAGGACTGTCCCAATGGACTTGATGAGAGGAACTGTG tttgcgTGGCTCAGTACCAGTGTCCAGAGGACAGTCAATGTGTGGACTACTACAAGGTGTGTGACCAACACGCGGACTGCCCTGAAGCCACAGACGAGATGAACTGCACTaatg gtgtgcaGTGTACAGATATGACCTATGTGTGTGCTGATGGAACGTGTCTCAAGAAGCCGAACCCAGAGTGCGACTCTGTCGCCGACTGCCCTGACGCTTCAGATGAAAAACAATGTG ACTGCGGCCTGAGGCAGTTCTCCAGTCGTATCGTGGGGGGGGGCAACGCCTCCGAGGGGGAGTGGCCGTGGCAGGCCAGCTTGCAGGTGCGCGGTACCCACATCTGTGGGGGGGCCCTGATCTCCAGCCAGTGGGTGGTGTCTGCTGCCCACTGTTTCTATGACGACCG tcTCTACTCCCCCTCCATGTGGACAGTCTACCTGGGTAAAATCCTCCTCAGCCGCAGCAGTCCCACAGAGGAGGTGGCGCAAGTCCGGCGGATCCATCTTCACCAATACTACGACGACGAGTCCCATGACTACGACCTGGCCCTCCTGAAGCTGGACCGTCCGGCCTCCGTGCTGCTGGCTGGACATGCTCGACCTGCGTGCCTGCCCCCGCCCACTCACCAACTGGAGCCGGGCCTGCTCTGCTGGGTCACCGGCTGGGGGGCTCTCCGTGAGGGGG GCAGTGCCAGCGCCGTGCTACAGAAGGTGGATGTTCGCCTGGTCAGTGAGGAAGCCTGTGTTCGCTCCTACGGCCACCTGGTCACTCCCAGAATGCTTTGCGCCGGCTACCGCAGTGGAGAGAAGGATGCCTGCCAG GGAGACTCTGGTGGCCCCCTGGTTTGCCAGGAGCCGTCGGGTCGCTGGTTCCTGGCCGGGGTGGTGAGCTGGGGCAAAGGCTGCGGGCGTCCAGACTACTATGGTGTCTACACTCGCATCACCAGACT